A section of the Leminorella richardii genome encodes:
- a CDS encoding M14 family metallopeptidase translates to MSVIGKSQKGRDIPMLVFSQTQDVSPQALMRNGKPTVLIVAMQHGDEPASGEGALAYAKSLAQGKEGDALSWINVLIVPRANPDGADAFTKALANGVDLNKDHFALSTPESRALAWVMTEYQPDVVLDSREYQPAGQWLEKFGALARYDAMIQHAAVPNLSAKITALGERTFRQSLINTLESNGLSHSGYLTIDTDSKDKGRVEMGNMDVNTLRNTAGLRNAVSLSFATRGIGLGKAHFARRVYTQFLSMQSLVKATAKNHDDVMTFRRSVREETNAQTGQGAIVVRGKALPSTVTLSMMDAKTADNVKVNVEVDSALEIMPVLTRPRPYAYLLPSSEKASVARLKSLGIDVYQVSEKQTVKAQQYVLAPQNKPTETAKVPESGRHVLSHLQGISLSLEPGYFYIPLNQPLANLAVSLLEPEASGSLLESGAMKMPASSKASAKKQKAKKAKPAAQSDTKEATVGDPLPLYRVQEKPEIAMMVMQ, encoded by the coding sequence GTGAGCGTTATAGGGAAATCGCAAAAGGGAAGAGATATTCCTATGTTGGTTTTTTCCCAAACGCAGGACGTTTCTCCTCAGGCGCTAATGAGAAACGGTAAACCAACAGTGCTGATTGTTGCGATGCAGCACGGCGACGAGCCTGCCTCCGGTGAAGGGGCACTGGCCTATGCCAAAAGTCTGGCTCAGGGAAAAGAGGGCGACGCTCTGTCGTGGATTAACGTGCTGATTGTACCGAGAGCAAACCCCGACGGTGCCGACGCGTTTACCAAGGCGTTAGCCAATGGCGTAGACTTGAATAAAGATCACTTCGCGCTCAGCACGCCGGAAAGCCGAGCGCTGGCCTGGGTGATGACCGAGTATCAGCCGGATGTGGTTCTGGACAGCCGAGAATACCAGCCTGCCGGGCAGTGGCTGGAAAAGTTTGGCGCCTTAGCGCGTTATGACGCGATGATCCAACACGCCGCCGTTCCCAACCTGTCGGCAAAAATCACCGCGCTTGGCGAGCGCACGTTTCGCCAGAGCCTGATCAATACGCTGGAATCTAACGGGCTAAGCCACAGCGGCTATCTGACTATTGATACCGACTCGAAGGATAAAGGTCGCGTTGAAATGGGTAACATGGACGTGAATACGCTGCGCAATACGGCCGGCCTGCGCAATGCGGTTTCTCTGTCGTTTGCCACGCGCGGGATTGGGCTGGGAAAAGCGCACTTTGCCCGTCGGGTGTACACCCAATTCTTATCTATGCAGAGCCTGGTTAAGGCAACGGCAAAAAATCACGATGATGTCATGACGTTCCGCCGCAGCGTTCGCGAAGAGACTAACGCTCAGACAGGGCAGGGAGCGATCGTGGTGCGCGGGAAGGCGCTGCCGAGTACTGTAACGCTGTCGATGATGGATGCAAAAACGGCGGATAACGTTAAAGTCAACGTCGAGGTGGATTCTGCGCTGGAGATCATGCCGGTACTCACTCGTCCACGTCCCTACGCTTATCTGCTGCCGTCGTCAGAAAAGGCTTCCGTTGCTCGCTTAAAGTCGCTGGGTATTGATGTGTATCAGGTCAGCGAAAAGCAGACAGTTAAAGCTCAGCAGTATGTGCTTGCTCCTCAAAATAAGCCGACAGAGACGGCAAAAGTGCCCGAGTCGGGTCGTCATGTACTAAGTCATTTACAAGGCATCTCCCTGTCACTGGAACCGGGGTATTTTTACATACCGCTTAACCAGCCTCTGGCCAATTTGGCCGTGTCGCTGCTGGAGCCTGAAGCGTCCGGAAGCCTGCTGGAGAGCGGCGCGATGAAGATGCCTGCTTCGTCAAAGGCCTCGGCTAAAAAGCAAAAGGCTAAAAAAGCCAAACCAGCCGCTCAAAGCGATACGAAAGAGGCAACCGTA
- a CDS encoding metal-dependent hydrolase, which produces MPTVVTHVAVPLCIGLGLGKKAIPPSLLLTGIAFAAIPDLDVLSFKFGIAYANAFGHRGFTHSLLFAFALPTLALAFKRWFKVGYGRIWGFLTLSLLSHSVLDAFTTGGMGVGWLWPWSQERFFAPVQVIKVAPFKLAKYLEPSGIAVIKSELLWVWLPGIVLMLAMMAARKIEQQQTPQAS; this is translated from the coding sequence ATGCCAACCGTTGTCACCCACGTTGCCGTACCCCTATGCATAGGGCTCGGTTTAGGAAAGAAAGCCATTCCGCCCTCTTTGCTGTTGACCGGTATAGCATTCGCAGCCATTCCCGACCTCGACGTGCTGTCGTTTAAGTTCGGCATTGCTTACGCTAACGCCTTTGGCCATCGAGGCTTTACCCATTCTCTGCTGTTTGCCTTTGCCCTGCCGACACTGGCTCTGGCGTTTAAGCGATGGTTTAAGGTCGGCTACGGACGCATTTGGGGATTCCTTACCCTGTCGCTCTTGTCGCACAGCGTGCTGGATGCGTTTACTACTGGGGGAATGGGCGTCGGCTGGCTGTGGCCCTGGTCGCAGGAGCGCTTTTTTGCCCCCGTTCAGGTTATTAAAGTTGCGCCGTTTAAACTGGCAAAATACCTAGAACCAAGCGGTATTGCCGTAATTAAGTCGGAACTGCTGTGGGTGTGGCTGCCGGGTATCGTGCTGATGCTGGCGATGATGGCGGCTAGAAAGATAGAACAGCAGCAGACACCACAGGCTTCATAG
- the cyoA gene encoding ubiquinol oxidase subunit II, translating into MRLKHCTTLSKLLVVGVLGLLLSGCDMALLNPKGQIGMEQRSLIVTALLLMLIVVIPAILMTFLFAWKYRESNKSAKYTPNWAHSNKIELVVWGIPCVIILILGALTWKSTHALDPRTPIVSEAQTITIEAVSMDWKWLFIYPELGIATVNELSFPENVPVKFKITSDTVMNSFFIPRLGSQIYAMAGMQNIVHLIANEKGTYPGMSANYSGKGFSGMKFNALVTSEEDFNKWVEKVRQSPNQLQWADYGKLAKPSENNPVEYFSTVKPGLYLDIINQYMDMDKSKHAQHSGAEE; encoded by the coding sequence ATGAGACTAAAACACTGCACTACACTTTCTAAGCTATTGGTAGTTGGAGTATTGGGATTACTCCTCAGCGGCTGCGATATGGCGCTGTTGAATCCGAAGGGGCAAATCGGCATGGAGCAGAGATCCCTGATCGTTACGGCGCTCCTGCTCATGCTGATCGTCGTTATTCCCGCTATCTTGATGACTTTTCTTTTCGCATGGAAATACCGCGAGTCTAATAAAAGTGCCAAATACACCCCTAACTGGGCCCACTCGAACAAGATCGAGCTGGTGGTCTGGGGCATTCCCTGCGTCATTATTTTAATTCTCGGCGCGCTGACCTGGAAAAGCACCCACGCACTCGACCCAAGAACGCCTATCGTCAGCGAAGCGCAAACCATCACCATTGAAGCCGTGTCGATGGACTGGAAGTGGCTATTTATTTACCCAGAACTGGGCATTGCGACCGTGAATGAACTCTCATTCCCCGAGAACGTGCCGGTTAAGTTCAAAATCACCTCTGACACCGTGATGAACTCCTTCTTTATTCCCCGGCTTGGCAGCCAGATTTACGCCATGGCGGGTATGCAAAACATCGTGCACCTGATTGCCAACGAAAAGGGTACCTACCCCGGCATGTCTGCCAACTACAGCGGCAAGGGTTTCTCCGGTATGAAGTTCAACGCGCTGGTGACCTCAGAAGAAGACTTCAACAAGTGGGTAGAGAAAGTCAGGCAGTCTCCGAATCAGCTGCAGTGGGCCGACTACGGTAAGCTCGCCAAGCCGAGTGAAAACAACCCGGTTGAGTACTTCTCTACCGTCAAGCCCGGTCTGTATCTGGACATCATTAATCAATACATGGATATGGACAAGAGCAAGCACGCACAACACTCTGGAGCCGAGGAATAA